Proteins encoded together in one Thermoplasmata archaeon window:
- a CDS encoding mRNA surveillance protein pelota — protein MARGPMRVLHRDPKTGEIKIRVENADDLWHLHNLVLPGDHVRASTYRREDVKADKVRPERGEKVRVTLTIRVEGVEFQAFSDRLRITGVIVEGPQDLGRHHTLNVAVDDVLSVIKTWKPHELQRIEEAVAAAQKPLVSFLSLDDEEALLAHLRQYGVRELATIRAPGHGKMFPSGDAASGFFDEILGKLRATDLGEALVVVGPGFTRDAFVEYVKARDAAVASKVHTHGTAHAGMQGIQEALRSGVGAKVFGETRVGYETQLVEKLLEAIATDRPCAYGVAEVSEAGDAGAVETLLVSDAVVRDPGIEDLMRAVESARGTVVLVSRHHEAGQKLEGLGGIAALLRFPIK, from the coding sequence ATGGCCCGCGGACCCATGCGCGTCCTCCACCGCGACCCGAAGACCGGGGAGATCAAGATCCGGGTGGAGAACGCGGACGATCTGTGGCACCTCCACAATCTCGTCCTCCCCGGGGACCACGTGCGCGCCTCGACGTACCGCCGCGAGGACGTGAAGGCGGACAAGGTCCGGCCGGAGCGTGGCGAGAAGGTGCGCGTCACGCTCACGATCCGCGTGGAAGGCGTGGAGTTCCAGGCGTTCTCCGACCGACTCCGGATTACGGGCGTCATCGTCGAAGGGCCGCAGGATCTCGGCCGGCACCACACGCTGAACGTCGCCGTGGACGACGTCCTCTCGGTCATCAAGACGTGGAAGCCGCACGAGTTGCAGCGGATCGAGGAGGCCGTCGCGGCGGCGCAGAAGCCGCTCGTCTCGTTCCTGTCGCTCGACGACGAGGAGGCCCTGCTGGCGCACCTCCGCCAGTACGGGGTGCGGGAGCTCGCGACGATCCGAGCACCGGGCCATGGGAAGATGTTCCCGTCCGGCGATGCCGCCTCCGGCTTCTTCGACGAGATCCTCGGGAAGCTCCGGGCGACCGACCTGGGGGAGGCGCTCGTCGTGGTGGGGCCGGGCTTCACGCGGGACGCCTTCGTCGAGTACGTGAAGGCGCGGGACGCCGCGGTCGCCTCGAAGGTGCACACACACGGCACCGCCCACGCGGGCATGCAGGGGATCCAGGAGGCCCTGCGGTCCGGGGTCGGAGCGAAGGTGTTCGGGGAGACCCGGGTAGGCTACGAGACGCAGCTGGTCGAGAAGCTCCTCGAGGCCATCGCGACGGACCGGCCGTGCGCTTACGGCGTCGCGGAGGTTTCCGAGGCAGGGGATGCCGGCGCGGTCGAGACGCTTCTCGTCAGCGATGCGGTCGTCCGCGACCCGGGGATCGAGGACCTCATGCGAGCCGTCGAGTCCGCGCGGGGGACCGTCGTCCTGGTGAGCCGCCACCACGAGGCCGGCCAGAAGCTCGAGGGCCTCGGAGGGATCGCGGCCCTCCTTCGGTTCCCGATCAAATGA
- a CDS encoding S6e family ribosomal protein, with amino-acid sequence MRSDLPGPRRKRLLLSGGVGYHPDRPGKRKKKTVRGNTVSPDILQLNLRIVQRGPKSIEDAWQEQAR; translated from the coding sequence CGATGCGGTCCGACCTGCCCGGGCCCCGGCGGAAGCGGCTCCTCCTCAGCGGTGGCGTGGGGTACCACCCGGACCGCCCCGGCAAGCGCAAGAAGAAGACGGTCCGCGGGAACACGGTGAGCCCGGACATCCTGCAGCTCAATCTGCGGATCGTCCAGCGCGGCCCGAAGTCGATCGAGGACGCGTGGCAGGAGCAGGCGCGATGA
- a CDS encoding response regulator, with product MMVTLPPERKTVSRAILIVDDDEGVRENLAELFDVVGYRVLTAASAPEAMEHLARERVDLLLTDYRMPGPNGVELIDAARRARPGLRAVLMTAFGDSFTEIESVRRGAVGYLNKPFEADEVTGLVGRILSLKGD from the coding sequence ATGATGGTGACGCTACCACCCGAGCGGAAGACGGTCTCCCGCGCCATCCTGATTGTCGACGACGACGAAGGCGTGCGCGAGAACCTCGCCGAACTCTTCGACGTCGTCGGGTACCGAGTTCTCACCGCGGCGAGCGCCCCCGAGGCGATGGAGCACCTCGCCCGCGAGCGCGTCGACCTCCTCCTGACCGACTACCGGATGCCGGGCCCGAACGGCGTCGAGCTGATCGATGCGGCCCGGCGGGCCCGACCCGGCCTGCGGGCGGTCCTGATGACCGCGTTCGGGGACAGCTTCACCGAGATCGAGAGCGTCCGTCGGGGCGCGGTCGGCTACCTCAACAAGCCGTTCGAGGCCGACGAGGTCACGGGCCTCGTCGGGCGCATCCTCTCGTTGAAGGGGGACTGA
- a CDS encoding response regulator, whose product MKILVADDDATLRSELRELLQEDGHQVLAASDGGEALRLVDREALDVALLDLRMPKASGLEVLHRLRASQPRAAAVMISGQGTIDAAVEAMKAGAVDFVEKPYDVETLRRTLKAVQEERAARETLSGSSAGPDPVPILSEAAGRGALLAVLGPSGTAPRGAARVLRIEEEGRPPSVFAPRQLYHLNVAIEEHVRGAERPVVYAADLAMLEATHGRADVLAWIRHVSGKCAAKGGTLVVGRLDPGLAADVAADASVDVPSGPLQGMLESLANPIRRAVVGFVFVSGPAAYSAILKKSFVDSSSKLSFHLSKLQTDGLLEKVDAGRYAVTDAGQRAWRIVRALSEGRPPAVVLSGP is encoded by the coding sequence ATGAAGATCCTCGTGGCGGACGACGACGCCACGCTCCGATCCGAGCTTCGCGAGCTCCTCCAGGAGGACGGCCATCAAGTCCTCGCGGCGTCGGACGGCGGCGAGGCGCTCCGGCTCGTCGACCGCGAGGCGCTCGACGTGGCGCTCCTGGATCTCCGGATGCCGAAGGCGTCGGGCCTCGAGGTCTTGCACCGCCTCCGTGCGTCCCAGCCTCGGGCGGCCGCCGTGATGATCAGCGGTCAAGGTACAATCGATGCCGCCGTCGAGGCGATGAAGGCGGGCGCGGTCGATTTCGTCGAGAAGCCGTATGACGTCGAGACGCTCCGGCGCACCCTGAAGGCCGTCCAAGAGGAGCGAGCCGCCCGGGAGACTTTGAGCGGCTCCTCGGCCGGACCGGACCCCGTCCCGATCCTCTCCGAGGCCGCGGGACGCGGCGCCTTGCTCGCCGTCCTCGGCCCGTCCGGCACTGCGCCCCGGGGTGCGGCGCGCGTCCTCCGGATCGAGGAGGAAGGCCGTCCGCCGAGCGTCTTCGCGCCGCGGCAGCTGTACCACCTGAACGTCGCGATCGAGGAGCACGTGCGCGGCGCGGAACGGCCGGTCGTCTACGCCGCGGACCTCGCGATGCTCGAGGCGACCCACGGCCGGGCCGATGTGCTCGCATGGATCCGCCACGTGAGCGGCAAGTGCGCCGCGAAAGGCGGGACGCTCGTGGTGGGACGGCTCGATCCCGGCCTCGCCGCCGACGTCGCGGCGGACGCCTCCGTCGACGTCCCGTCGGGGCCGCTGCAAGGCATGCTCGAGTCGCTCGCCAACCCGATTCGGCGGGCGGTCGTCGGCTTCGTGTTCGTTTCCGGGCCCGCCGCGTACTCGGCGATCCTCAAGAAGAGCTTCGTCGACTCGTCCTCGAAGCTCTCCTTCCACCTGTCCAAACTCCAGACGGATGGGTTGCTCGAGAAGGTCGACGCGGGCCGGTATGCGGTGACGGACGCGGGCCAGCGCGCCTGGCGGATCGTCCGCGCGCTCTCCGAAGGCCGCCCGCCTGCGGTCGTGTTATCGGGACCGTGA
- a CDS encoding translation initiation factor IF-2 subunit gamma, which produces MKVPGQPEVNIGVVGHVDHGKSTLTERLTGERTDRHSEEIKRGISIRLGYADMAIYKCPKDDEPASYQNTEICKTHNVKGELQRIVSFVDSPGHETLMATMLSGAAIMDGALLVIAANEECPQPQTKEHLMALGIIGVDKIVIVQNKIDIVDPKQADENYRQIQAFIKGTVAEGAPIVPVSAHHDVNLDVLLMMIQRVIPTKPHEESKSAKMYVARSFDVNQPGIAPEKIVGGVLGGSLMQGHMKVGEEIEISPGRQVTIGNKTEWKNITTSIRSLHTGGAARKDVRPGGLIAIGTNLDPVLTKSDGLVGRVVGPPGSLPEIVMKMSVEVNLLERVVGVPEELKVEGIKTSEPLMVSVGTATTVGVVTSARENLADMALKIPVVAENGQRVAVSRRIGGKWRLIGYGVIK; this is translated from the coding sequence ATGAAGGTCCCGGGCCAGCCGGAGGTCAACATCGGCGTCGTCGGGCACGTGGACCATGGGAAGTCGACCCTGACGGAGCGGCTCACGGGCGAGCGGACGGACCGCCACTCGGAAGAGATCAAGCGCGGCATCTCGATCCGCCTGGGCTACGCGGACATGGCGATCTACAAGTGTCCGAAGGACGACGAGCCGGCGAGCTACCAGAACACGGAGATCTGCAAGACCCACAACGTGAAGGGCGAGCTCCAGCGGATCGTGTCGTTCGTCGACTCGCCGGGCCACGAGACGCTCATGGCGACGATGCTCAGCGGCGCGGCGATCATGGACGGCGCCCTCCTGGTGATCGCGGCGAACGAGGAATGCCCGCAGCCGCAGACGAAGGAGCATCTGATGGCGCTGGGCATCATTGGCGTCGACAAGATCGTGATCGTCCAGAACAAGATCGACATCGTCGACCCGAAACAGGCGGACGAGAACTACCGGCAGATCCAGGCGTTCATCAAAGGCACGGTCGCGGAGGGCGCCCCGATCGTCCCCGTCAGTGCCCATCACGACGTCAACCTGGACGTCCTGCTGATGATGATCCAGAGAGTCATCCCGACGAAGCCGCACGAGGAATCGAAGTCCGCCAAGATGTACGTTGCGCGCTCGTTCGACGTGAACCAGCCGGGGATCGCGCCGGAGAAGATCGTCGGCGGCGTGCTCGGGGGCAGCCTGATGCAGGGCCACATGAAGGTCGGCGAGGAGATCGAGATCTCGCCGGGGCGCCAGGTGACGATCGGGAACAAGACGGAGTGGAAGAACATCACGACGAGCATCCGGTCCTTGCATACCGGGGGCGCCGCCAGGAAGGACGTCCGGCCGGGCGGCCTTATCGCGATTGGCACGAACCTCGACCCCGTGCTCACGAAATCGGACGGCCTCGTCGGGCGCGTCGTCGGGCCGCCCGGCAGCCTGCCCGAGATCGTGATGAAGATGTCCGTCGAGGTCAACCTGCTCGAGCGGGTCGTCGGCGTGCCGGAGGAGCTGAAGGTCGAGGGGATCAAGACGTCGGAACCGCTCATGGTTTCCGTCGGCACCGCAACGACGGTCGGCGTCGTGACGTCGGCGCGGGAGAACCTGGCCGACATGGCGCTCAAGATCCCCGTCGTCGCAGAGAACGGCCAGCGCGTCGCCGTCTCCCGCCGGATCGGCGGGAAGTGGCGGCTCATCGGCTACGGCGTCATAAAGTGA
- a CDS encoding DUF1616 domain-containing protein, producing the protein MADAFAAVVATLRVIGALVLLFFLPGWLLINALYPRKGELDREYDALYRLTLGIVLSIAVTVFWSFFLNSLGVNPTTGFGDVNAPNIAGGLLGLSALFFALGWWRGAYPSMARVHPALARVPKPGPGELLTEEERDHRVRLKLQGLAERREALRRAIKDAERRMRLQSADARTHYEERRERSRAELKQVEAQLKELEEERAAELY; encoded by the coding sequence TTGGCGGACGCATTCGCCGCGGTCGTCGCGACGCTCCGCGTGATCGGCGCCCTCGTGCTCCTGTTCTTCCTCCCGGGTTGGCTGCTCATCAACGCCCTCTATCCGCGCAAGGGCGAGCTCGACCGGGAGTACGACGCCCTGTACCGGCTCACGCTGGGCATCGTCCTCTCGATCGCGGTGACGGTGTTCTGGTCGTTCTTCCTGAACTCGCTCGGCGTGAACCCGACGACGGGCTTCGGCGACGTGAACGCGCCGAACATCGCAGGCGGCCTGCTCGGTCTGTCCGCGCTCTTCTTCGCCCTGGGTTGGTGGCGCGGCGCGTACCCGTCGATGGCGCGCGTCCATCCGGCCCTCGCTCGCGTCCCGAAGCCGGGGCCGGGGGAACTGCTCACGGAGGAGGAACGCGACCACCGTGTCCGACTCAAGCTGCAGGGCCTCGCGGAGCGGCGCGAGGCATTGCGTCGCGCGATCAAGGACGCGGAACGGCGGATGCGCCTGCAGTCGGCGGACGCCCGCACGCACTACGAGGAGAGGCGGGAGCGCTCGCGCGCGGAACTGAAGCAGGTCGAGGCGCAGCTGAAAGAACTCGAGGAAGAGCGCGCCGCGGAGCTCTATTAG
- the pth2 gene encoding peptidyl-tRNA hydrolase Pth2, whose product MNYKLVVAVRSDLELSPGKLAVQVAHAAIMAALDAKAKRRKWFSEWYAEGQKKVVVRGGTLHDLHALRAKARSLRLSTALVEDAGLTELPPGTVTCLGIGPGPNSIVDQVTGHLKLM is encoded by the coding sequence ATGAACTACAAGCTCGTCGTCGCGGTGCGGTCGGACCTGGAGCTCTCCCCGGGCAAGCTCGCGGTGCAGGTGGCCCATGCGGCGATCATGGCGGCGCTCGACGCAAAGGCGAAGCGTCGGAAGTGGTTCTCCGAATGGTACGCCGAAGGCCAGAAGAAGGTCGTCGTCCGCGGCGGGACGCTGCACGACCTGCACGCGCTCCGCGCGAAAGCGCGGTCGTTGCGGCTCTCGACGGCGCTCGTCGAGGACGCCGGCCTGACGGAGCTGCCTCCCGGCACGGTGACGTGCCTCGGCATCGGGCCGGGCCCGAACTCGATCGTCGACCAGGTCACGGGCCACCTCAAGCTGATGTAG
- a CDS encoding ATPase domain-containing protein, giving the protein MRGFDDILAGGIPEGYIVLLSGAPGTMKSSLAFAVLYQNALQENRKSAYFTLEQSKGITLEHMASLGMADPKAWEHLTILDMGNIRKNLNYLQGRGTWLELFKMYCNNVMKADRISILVVDSLDVLETMAKMQDPRADLYFLFEWLRDLGPLTLLISEKPVDLGPTSHAPSEAYLADGIVQLEMHPTSDLFVQRRLRVTKMRSTKHDPGAFAMSFEDGGFEVTRAVTGPA; this is encoded by the coding sequence GTGCGGGGCTTCGACGACATCCTCGCGGGCGGGATCCCGGAGGGCTACATCGTCCTCCTGAGCGGTGCGCCGGGCACGATGAAGTCGTCCCTCGCGTTCGCGGTCCTCTACCAGAACGCCCTGCAAGAGAACCGGAAGTCCGCGTACTTCACGCTCGAGCAGTCGAAAGGCATCACGCTCGAGCACATGGCGTCCCTCGGGATGGCGGATCCGAAGGCCTGGGAGCATCTGACGATTCTCGACATGGGGAACATCCGCAAGAATCTGAACTACCTCCAGGGCCGCGGCACGTGGCTCGAGCTGTTCAAGATGTACTGCAACAACGTCATGAAAGCGGACCGGATCTCGATCCTCGTCGTCGACTCGCTCGACGTCCTCGAGACGATGGCGAAGATGCAGGATCCTCGGGCCGACCTGTACTTCCTGTTCGAGTGGCTGCGTGACCTCGGCCCCTTGACGCTCCTCATCTCCGAGAAGCCCGTGGACCTCGGCCCAACGTCGCACGCGCCGTCGGAGGCATACCTCGCGGACGGCATCGTGCAGCTCGAGATGCACCCGACCTCGGACCTGTTCGTGCAGCGTCGGCTGCGCGTGACGAAGATGCGGTCGACGAAGCACGATCCGGGCGCATTCGCCATGTCCTTCGAGGACGGCGGATTCGAGGTCACGCGCGCGGTCACGGGGCCGGCGTGA
- a CDS encoding nucleotide pyrophosphohydrolase, translated as MADAATTVAELRERVRAFVRARDWEPFHTPKDLAIALSVEASELVEPFLWQDASARLAAEDRASVGEELADVIIYGLSLANALDLDLSEAVLDKLRKDERKYPAGRFRGRAP; from the coding sequence ATGGCCGACGCCGCCACGACGGTCGCGGAGTTGCGGGAGCGCGTGCGCGCCTTCGTCCGCGCGCGGGATTGGGAGCCGTTTCACACGCCGAAGGACCTCGCCATCGCGCTGTCTGTCGAAGCCTCGGAACTCGTCGAACCGTTCCTTTGGCAGGACGCCTCCGCCCGACTGGCGGCCGAGGATCGCGCGTCGGTCGGCGAGGAGCTCGCAGACGTCATCATCTACGGCCTCAGCCTCGCCAACGCGCTCGATCTTGATCTCTCGGAGGCGGTCCTCGACAAGCTGCGGAAGGACGAGCGGAAGTATCCCGCGGGGCGGTTTCGAGGGCGCGCGCCCTGA
- a CDS encoding DUF99 family protein, translating to MKSKSRFLGIDDAPFRFSDESVPVVGVVVQAPAYIEGVLTTLAEVDGHDATDRIATMIRASRYRPGLAMVLIDGTAVGGFNVIDVDALRASIERPVVTVTRRKPDLAAMETALRRRFDDWEERLHVIRRHGVESIRTTHGSLWITYAGTTSVEVREAVRLTTVRGVLPEPLRVAHLVAAGIVRGESRGRA from the coding sequence ATGAAATCGAAGTCCCGGTTCCTCGGGATCGACGACGCTCCGTTCCGGTTCTCGGACGAGTCCGTGCCCGTCGTCGGCGTCGTCGTGCAGGCGCCCGCGTACATCGAGGGCGTCCTGACGACGCTCGCGGAGGTCGACGGCCACGACGCGACGGACCGCATTGCCACGATGATCCGCGCGTCGCGCTACCGGCCGGGGCTGGCGATGGTCCTCATCGACGGGACCGCGGTCGGCGGGTTCAACGTCATCGACGTGGACGCCTTGCGTGCGTCCATTGAGCGGCCCGTGGTGACGGTCACCCGCCGGAAGCCGGACCTCGCCGCGATGGAGACCGCCCTGCGTCGGCGGTTCGACGACTGGGAGGAACGATTGCACGTGATCCGGCGACATGGCGTCGAATCGATCCGGACGACGCACGGATCGCTTTGGATCACGTACGCCGGCACGACGAGCGTGGAGGTCCGAGAGGCCGTCCGCCTCACGACGGTCCGCGGGGTCTTGCCCGAGCCGCTCCGAGTCGCCCACCTGGTGGCGGCGGGAATCGTGCGCGGCGAGTCTCGCGGGCGCGCCTGA